A genomic stretch from Chitinophaga agri includes:
- a CDS encoding tetratricopeptide repeat protein, translating to MKNIRMKRFIKISDKSGFSEYQIACRFDNRILFHTKSRNRRRVLYRKYLFFLKISANLGYPLAQESMALAYGDSNTLGFNNPDENEEMQMYWFKKACDNDIASSCNALAVIYERRGLIDEAIKTYNKAIALGDGLAVGNLATLKFPNGASEE from the coding sequence ATGAAAAATATTCGAATGAAGAGATTTATTAAGATTTCTGATAAGAGTGGATTTTCCGAATATCAGATAGCATGTCGATTTGATAACAGAATACTATTTCATACTAAAAGTCGGAATAGACGTCGTGTCTTATATAGAAAATATCTGTTTTTTTTGAAAATATCTGCAAATTTAGGATATCCTTTAGCACAAGAGTCTATGGCATTGGCATATGGTGATAGTAATACTTTAGGGTTTAATAATCCTGACGAGAATGAAGAAATGCAAATGTATTGGTTTAAAAAAGCCTGTGACAACGATATCGCTAGTTCATGTAATGCACTGGCAGTCATTTATGAGCGGAGAGGTTTAATAGATGAAGCGATCAAAACATATAATAAAGCGATAGCGTTAGGAGATGGTCTGGCAGTTGGGAATCTGGCGACATTAAAATTTCCGAATGGGGCTTCTGAAGAGTAA